GATGCCGACGAACGCGAGGAAGTGTTCGGCCTTGCGCTCGTAGCGGCGGTGCAGACGTCGGCATCCGGCCAGCCAGGACACCGTCCTCTCGACGACCCAGCGGTGGCGGCCGAGCCGCGTGGAGGACTCGATGCCTTTGCGGGCGATGCGGTGGCGGATACCCCGTTTACGGAGCCATCGCCGCAGGTGGTCGTAGTCGTAGCCCTTGTCGGCATGGAGCTTGGCCGGCCGTCGGCGACGCGGGCCGCGCCGGGAGCGGATCGGCGGGATCCCGCGCACCAGTGGCTTGAGACCGAGGCTGTCGTGCATGTTGGCGCCGGAGATGCCCAGTGACAGAGGCAGACCGTTCCGGTCCGTGATCAGGTGGATTTTCGATCCGCTCTTGCCGCGGTCGGTCGGATTCGGTCCGGTCAGGGGCCCCCTTTTGCGGCCCTGAGGCTGACGGAGTCGATGGCACACCGCGACCAGTCCAGCTCACCGCGGGCGCCGAGCTCGTCCAGGAGGACCCGGTGGAGCCTGGCCCAGACCCGGTCCCGGCTCCACCGGGCGAAACGCCGGTAGACCGTCGGCCAGGCCGGGCCGAACACCGGGGGTAACTGCCGCCAGGTACACCCGGAGGTGGCTACGAAGATGATCGCCGCCAGGCACTCGCGGTCACCCGCCCGCCGTCGGCCGCCGCCCTGCGGACGTATGACCTCCGTCGGCGGAACCACCCGTCGGAACAGCGTCCATAACTCTTCCGGCACCAACCGCTCAATCAGATCCGTCATGCACGGCTCAACGAACGATCACGCCAAAGGAAACGACGTCTAAACATTGGAGGAAAACGCCCTCTGAGAGGTCGTTTTCATCTCGATTAGCCCATTACCTGACGGTTTCTGATGTGCGGAGCTGTGGTGTTGGTGCGCTTGCCGGTGCCTTCGAACCGTGAGGGCCACGTGGGGTGATAGCTGGGGTGGGATGCGACGTGCGCCTGTCTCATCCCAAGGTGCCCTGATCGATGCCGTGCTTCCAGGGCCTAATACGCACGCCTGGGCGCACTCACCTTGTGGCAGTACGTCCAGGGCATGAGTGAACGACGCCCGTATCCGAGCGACTTGTCCGATGCCCGCTGGGAGCTGATCGAGCCCGCCCTGGCGGCCTGGCGCTTCGAACGCCGCGGCCGGGCCCTGGACTTCGGACGCCCGCCCCAGCATGACCTGCGGGAGATCCTGGACGCGATCTTGTACGTGGACCGCACCGGGGTCCAGTGGCGCTACCTGCCACACGACTTCCCACCCTGGGAGACGGTCTACGGCTACTTCGCCAAGTGGCAGAAGGAAGGAGTGTTTGCCCAGCTCAATGGCCTGCTGCGGGAGTTGGCAAGGCAAAAGGAGGGACGGAACGCGGAGCCGTCGGCCTGCGTGATCGACGCGCAGAGCGTGAAGACCTCCACCAGCGTCCCCGCCGCGAGTCAGGGCACGGATGCGGGCAAGAAGATCGTGGGCCGCAAGCGCAGTATCGTGACCGACACGCTCGGCCTGCTGCTGGCCGTCCTGGTCACGGCGGCCAATGTCCAGGACTCCGTGGCCGGCACCCAACTGCTCGACCAGGTTGCCACTGGCCATCCCGGCATCCGCAAGGTGTGGGTCGACGGCGGCTATCGCCAGCACCTCGTCGAGCATGCCGCCACTTTGGGCATCGACATGGAAATCGTCACCCGCACCCCCGGGACCAGAGGATTCACCCCGATACCGAAGCGGTGGACGGTAGAGCGGACCTACGGCTGGTTGATGCTCCACCGTCGCTTGGCCCGCGACTACGAGACCCTCCCGGCCCGCTCAGAAGCCCTGATCCACCTCGCGATGACCGACCTCATGGCCCGCCGCCTCACCCGCGAGGCCACCATCTCCTGGCGCGACCCGACAACACCGGATCAAATCCGCATCACGGGATAAAACACTGGGAGAAAACGACCTCTAAACATTGGAGGAAAACGCCCTCTGAGTGCTCCGACCGCGCGAGCTTGTGACGGTCGACGGGAACGCACAGGCCAGCGTGTGCTCCATCATGAGCGGGCTGCACACGCAAGGCGCTCATGTCCCCACGTGCCCAATCTTTGGGTCCATGGGTGCCAGTAGGACGCCGAAACGGCTCGCCTACACATCAGCCCCAGGCCGCTGACCTTGGGCTTCGAAAAGAGCGGGTGACGAGAATCAAACTCGCGCTCTCAGCTTGGGAAGCTGATGCGTGAAGGACGTAATGGGCTCGCGGCACAGCCTGTGCCGCGAGCCATTTGGGGCAAGAACAGCAGCAGGAACCTCATCAACAGGCCGTGCTGCCCCTGTCCCGTTGCAGCACTAAACACCTGTTAGGACGCCAGAAGCCGCCACAGGCACATGGCCCGTGGCGGCATCTCGCGCTATGACTGCTTGTTGATAGCTACGGGATGACCGTGACCGCCGTGCGCCCCACGGTCGCGGAACCGTCGCCGTACTCGACGACCCCGAGATACCGCTTGCCCCGCTCGACGCCCGGCCACGTCACGGTGACGTCGGCGTGGTAGCCCCCGCGGACCGGCTGGGTCGCGGGGGCTACCAGGGCCCCGACGTCCGGGCTGCCCTGGCCGACCTGCCAGGTCCACAGGGTGAACTGTTGGCTCGTCGCGCCCTCCGGCAGCTCGTACTGGACCACGTACACGTCGTAGTCACCGGGCGGCAGATCGATTTGCTCGTCCGAGCCGAACGGAGGCGGCGGGCCCACCGAATTGCCGTCCTTGTCGAAGGTGTACAAGTCGAGGTCGGTGCCGGGCAGATGGTCCGCCGAGGTGATCGCCACCCTGGTGAAGAGGGCGTCCTCCGGTACGTGAACTCGTATCTTCGCGACAGCGTCCGAGGGGTCCGGGGCGCCTTCGGAATATCCGTTCTGATCGGTGTCGGTGAGCGTGCCCGTGGTCTTCCGACCTGCGTACAACCCCGTTGTCGTGGCGCTGAGTGCGCCGTTCCAGCCCACCTGTGCGGTGAGCGTGGCCGAGTCCTCGCCGTCCACCGTGACCGCATCCGGCGCGTCGATCGCCGCCGCACGCAGGGCGACCGTGCTCGTGACCCGGTGCTGGCTGTGTGCGTCATTCCAGGTGAGGGAGCCGAACGACCAGTCGTCGAAGGCGGCGTCGGTGCGGGTGAATGTCACCTTGTAAGTCGCCGACGCGCCAGGCTTCAGCACCAGCCGCTTCGGCGTGACCTCGGCCTTGTAACCGGGCGGGGTCTGGATCGTCGCCTTGTAGTCGCCGGTCTCCGAGGAGACGTTGGTGACCGTACGGGCCACGGTCTGCCGGCCGAGCAGGTCACCGACGGCGATGGACGCGTAGTTCAGGTCGCTGGGGTCGGTCCGCGGGATGGTGGCGCAGATGTCTCCGCCGTCGTCCGTCGTCGGCTGCTCGCCGAGCGCGCAGAGGTACGCCGTCCAGTCCGCGGAGGTGGAGTCGTAGACCAGGCCGGGATCGGCGGCGAGGGTGACCCGGGTCGTGCCCGCTCCGTAATCGAGCGGCGTCGCGGCACCGGTGGCCTCCTGCCGGCCGATGGGCTTCCCCTCGTTGTCAGTCGTGGCGGCCGTGGTCATCAGCGCCGACTTGATTTCCATCGGAGACCAGTGCGGGTGCAGGGACTTCAGCAGCGTCGCGAGCCCAGCGATGTGCGGGGTCGCCATCGACGTACCCGACATGAAGCCGTACTCACCCGGGTATCCGGCGAAGCCGCCCGGCACGGTGCCCGCGGCGATCAGGTCGCCCGGTCCGGAGATGTCGGGCTTGAGCAGGCCACCGTTACTGAAGGGGTCGGGGCCGCTGGAAGAGAAGTAGGTGACCTCCGGAGCCCGGCCACGGCTGGCCGCGCTGGGGGTGAACTCGGCAGTGGCGCCCGCGGTGGCGGCGTACTCCTTGAGCGCCTCGCGGTTCTCCGGTCCCAGCTGGATGAGCGGGAGGAGCAGGGGGTCGGAGAAGAAGTCTTGGGAGCTGGTCGGCGTGTTGGCCACGACGACAGCCACGGCGCCGGCGTCCGATACCTCCTTGACCTTGTCCTGCATGTACACGCCGGGGGGACCGCCCCGGTCGCAAGCGATGATCTTTCCCTTCACCTTATCCGGGGCCAGGGTGCCCGGGAGGCACAGCTCCGCCTTCGCGGCGTCGGCGCCCGCCTTGCGCGCGTCGGCGGCGTTGATCAGCGGAGCCGAGGGGACACCAGGGTTCATGTTGATGTTGGTGAACCGTCGGCCGTCGCCGAGGACCAGCGTCGAGTGGTACACGGTGTCATGTGTGTTCGCGGCCACCGTGGTGATCCACGGCGCGGTGTTGTTCACCGTCTGCGGGCCGTCGTTGCCGGCCGCCGCGGCGACGAAGACGCCCGCCTTGGCGGCGTTGAACATGGCTTCCACGGAGGTCGGGTCGGTTAGCGACCCGCCGATGGAGAAGCTGATGACGTCGACGCCGTCCGCCACGGCCCGGTCGATCGCCGCCGCGGTGTCCACACCGGGGCAGCCGATGCTCCAGCACGCCTTGTAGAAGGCCAGCCGAGCCGCGGGCGCGAGGCCGCTGAGCCGACCGCTCACGCCGGTGCCCGGGATCGACGCAGGGGTATTGTAGTTGCCCGCGAGGGTGGTGCCGACGTGGGTGCCGTGGCTGTCCATGTCCATGGGTGAGGGGACGTCTATCGGGAGAGGCTCGGGCACGCCCTTGCGAAACCAGCCGGCGCCGATCACCTTGTTGTTGCAGGTGATGTTGTTGGCGGGGTCACTGTCCTGGCCGGTGTCGCAGGTTCCCCGCCACTTCTTGGCGATGACCTCCGCGTCCGGGCGGGGCTCCGGCAGCGAGGCGAGCATCGGGTTCTTGGTGTCCACCGCGTCGATGACTCCGACGATCATGCCTTCGCCCGCGTGCTCCGGGCCGCTGAACTTGGACCACAGGCCCTTCTTCCCGGACAGACCGAGGAAGCGGGGTATGTCGGGCGGCTGCGCCGCGCCGGACCGCCTGTCGGCGGCCGAACCTGCGGGCGCAGGTGCGGTGTTGACAGTGGCAGTCCGTACGGAGGTGGCGGTGGCCGAGGGGGCGTGATCCGTCGGGGCGGATCCGCCCGGGGCGGCGGCCGGCTGGTTGATTGTGTCCCGGGTAACCGCCACCACACCGGGCGTGCCGGCCAGCTTCGCTGCCTGCTTGCCGGTGAGCCGGGCGGCGAACCCGTTGAACGTGTAGTCGTAGTCGTAGAGCTTCTTGACGCCCGGCACGGCGTCCAGCACGCTGTCCCGACGGTCGTCCAGATGCCGCAGATAGCCCCTGACCGCGCCTGAGTCGGCGTTGAGCCGCTCTCCCGGCACCGGTGCCGTCCGTTTCAGCCGGGGTAGTCCGCCCTCGTACGCGGCCACGGGGTCGTCCTTGAGTTTCACCACATAGGTGCCTGCGCTGTAAGTCCCTTTCGGTTGCCCGGAATCGGGCGCGTCGCCGGGAGCGGCGTACGCGGGCACGGCACCGGTCAGCGTCAGGGCCCCTGTGAGGGCAGGAGCCAAGAGCGCACCAAGTGCTCTGAGATGTCTTCGGTCGAGTAGCAACAGTGGTCCAAATCAGTCGAATTTCGTGACGTCGGTCCCCGTGACCCTGGATGACGCTCAATGTCACAGAATTCGCGACCAAAGAAAATCTTGAAATATCAAATTAGGCTGAACTTCACAGGGTTCTCACAGGTGTTGGCGCGGCAGCGGCTCCGTTCATCTCGATTTCGCCCGCGGCCATGTCGGCAACAGGCCGGACGCGCTCAGGGCTGCGTTCGTAGCGGCGAGGCAATGTAGAGCCCTGAGCCGTTCGGCCTCGGTGTTGGTCTGGGGGATACAGCGGAGGAGCCTGCTGGCTGATGGCGCCGAACAACTACGCAAGCAGCTCGCCGAGATCGAGGCCGGGGTGGCTTGGCTGGAGCCGCCGAGGTGGTGATTGGACAGTTCTGGAAGCGTCGTCCCGCACTCCAAGAAGTGGGGCTTCATTCCCCTTGGGCCGGCTCGGTCACCTGGTGGCAGATGACGAAGTCCGGGAAGACGTACCGACCGGAGTGATCGCCGACGCGGTGCACCGCTTAGCGCAGTTCACGGAGCTGGAGCACTGTCATCTCGAGCGGCGTTCGTCGGGCTGGTAGGTGGGACGCACCGGGTAGCCACACCCGGCTCGCGCGTCATCTCGACATGGCACCCGATCACGTGCGTGACCGGACGGCACGCCGCGAACGCGTACAGCCGGTCGACAGTGGTGACGAACGCAGGCCAGTCGTGCACCGTAGAGCCTGCCCGGATACACGGTGTCGCCGGTGAGCAGCCATCCGGTGCACGGATCGTAGTACGTGACCGCTGACTCGTGGTGGCCGGGGGTGGCCAGGCATTCCAGCACTCGCCCGCCCAGGTCGACCCGGGCGGTCTTCTCCGGGCCCAGGTCGAAGCCGAACCAATCCACTCACAGAAGGACCCATGTTCATGCGATCTCCCCTGCGCGGAATCGGCCACGCTGCGGTCCGGTCCGCGCCTACGACCAGCGTCCCAGGGCGGCCCGCGAACTGCGTGTCGCCCGCCACGTGGTCGTCGTGCGCGTGGGTGTGCAACACCAGCAGGGAGTACGCGGACCGCGGGAGCTCGGCGAGCCAGTGGTCGATCAGGTCGTCAACGGTCCGGCGCAACGGGAACCACTCAGGTGACTGGGTGGCCCCGGTGTCGATGAGCACGGCCCACTCTTCGCCGAACAACAGGAACATGAACGGGGCCTCGTAGTGGACAGCCTTGTTCTGGCGCAGTACGTAGGTGTGCTCGTCATGGGCGTGGGTCTGTATCTCGGGGTCTGCGTTGTGCTTCCGGCGACGGCGATCCGTGGATCCAGTGGACGTCGAGCCCGTGCAGTGGTGTCCGGGGCGTGGGGTCCGTCAAACCGGCATCTTCTTCGATGACGATCACGCGGTCGCCGCGTCCGTCGGGTCGGCCAGGCCGGAGGACGTCTGAAGCAGGCGGTCGGCAGATTCCTGGTCGAGAGTGGCGAGCAGCGCTTTGCGGTGGCACATCGAGTAGAAGGCCTGGAGGCCTTCAGCGAGCGGCCTGGTGCCCCCGACGCATTCCGTGAAAGTGAGTCCGGGTGCTTCGAACGGGTCGGCGTTTCCGGGCGACAGCGCGCGGACGCGGTCTTCGATGAGGGAGAAGTAGTCGAGGTTGCGCTCCAGCACCTGAGGCTCGGTCGTCTCGCCGTGCGACGGCAGGACTGTCAACGGCCGCAGAGCCTGCAGGCGTCGAAGCGACAGGCGCAGCCGCCGCAGGTCCTCGGGGTGCGCGCTGGTCACCTCCGGAATCGGGTCCTCGGCGGCGTCCCCGGCGATGCACAGACGCAGTTCGGGAATCCACACCGCGGTGTGGTCGTCGGTGTGGCCAGGAGTGTGGATGAGCCGCAGGGTGAGGTCCCCACCGTGAAGGGTCAGAGTGTCGGTGAACGTGACCGTCGGCTCGACGATACGAACGGTGTTGAAGCGCTCCTCGGCAGCCGCCTTCTCCTGAAGGACGGCAGCTGCCTGCGGCGAGCGGAGCCGGTCCACCGCGGACGCGTGGGCGATGATCGTCGCGCGGTCCTCGACGGCGGCGTTGCCCCAGACGTGGTCCCAGTCGCCGTGTGTGTTCACGACGATCAGCGGGCGGTCGCGCAGGTCTGGTTCGAGCTCACTCAGGACCGCCCGGCACAGGTCCGGCGTGCTGAGGGTGTCGATGAGTGCGACGAAGCGGTCCGTACGGATGGCGAAGGCGTCGACCTCGTCCTTGACCCGGAAGACGGAGACTCGTTCGTCGAGCCTGTCGAGGAGGACGCGCTGAGGGGCGGGTGTGAGGGTGGTCATGGAGTTCGCCCGGCCTCGATCGCGTGCGCGGTGATGTTGTCGAGGTGGAGCTTGAGGTACTTCATGAAGGGTGTGCCCCCGGTGCCGGTGTCATTGGAGTTCGAGGTGGACTTCTGGCCTTGCTTGTGCACGTACATGGCCGCATAGCGCAGGTGCCGTTGGTGGAAGTCGTGCATCGCCGCGATGCACGCGTTGTACGCCTCGACGGCGGCGGGGGTACGGCGGTCGAGCACCGCACCGCGGATGTCGGCGCGCGGGCCCACGGTCTCGATGAAGGCGCGGTGCCTCGGCGGCATGTAGTCCCGCAGGGACAGCATGTAGTCGTTCAGCGGGTCGTCCTGGTGCTTGATGCCGAGAGCTGTCGCGAGGAAGGGGATGACGGCGCTCTGCGCCCCGGTCTCGCCGCTGAACTGCCGCGGCTTTCCGCCGTACTCCGCGACGCCTTCGTACACCAGACCCTCGGGGAAGGCCGGGTTGTTCTTGGTACCGAAGAGGAAGCGGCGGACACGGTTGTAGTAGACGTACGGGTCGCAGCGCTCGGGCATACGGTCCAGGGCCCGCTGCATGCGACCAAGGCTGGCGGCCACGTTGAGCAGCCGTTCGGCGAGGAGTGCGTCGTCGCCGGCGAGGGCTGCGTCCTGAGCCTGGACCATGGCCCGCAGGCCTGGGGCCGCGGCCGCTTCGATCGCCACATGCACCATGACGAACCAGTCGTCGTCCATGCCCCCGAGGAAGTCCTGAAGGCGCGTGAGGTTTCCGAGCTCAACCGGGCGCGAGGGGTCGAAGCGGCCCCAGTTGTGGTACTGGTGCGAGGCGTAGGACAGGATCGGCGGGCGACCCAGCCGGGTGGCGACGGCGTGCCAGGGCACGGCGACGTTGGCGGGGAGGACCCGGGCCGGCGGGTCGGTGTCGTTGAGGTAGCCGTGGCCGAAGTAGGAGAGCAGAAGCATCG
Above is a window of Streptomyces sp. DT2A-34 DNA encoding:
- a CDS encoding IS5 family transposase, which codes for MSERRPYPSDLSDARWELIEPALAAWRFERRGRALDFGRPPQHDLREILDAILYVDRTGVQWRYLPHDFPPWETVYGYFAKWQKEGVFAQLNGLLRELARQKEGRNAEPSACVIDAQSVKTSTSVPAASQGTDAGKKIVGRKRSIVTDTLGLLLAVLVTAANVQDSVAGTQLLDQVATGHPGIRKVWVDGGYRQHLVEHAATLGIDMEIVTRTPGTRGFTPIPKRWTVERTYGWLMLHRRLARDYETLPARSEALIHLAMTDLMARRLTREATISWRDPTTPDQIRITG
- a CDS encoding S8 family serine peptidase, which translates into the protein MAPALTGALTLTGAVPAYAAPGDAPDSGQPKGTYSAGTYVVKLKDDPVAAYEGGLPRLKRTAPVPGERLNADSGAVRGYLRHLDDRRDSVLDAVPGVKKLYDYDYTFNGFAARLTGKQAAKLAGTPGVVAVTRDTINQPAAAPGGSAPTDHAPSATATSVRTATVNTAPAPAGSAADRRSGAAQPPDIPRFLGLSGKKGLWSKFSGPEHAGEGMIVGVIDAVDTKNPMLASLPEPRPDAEVIAKKWRGTCDTGQDSDPANNITCNNKVIGAGWFRKGVPEPLPIDVPSPMDMDSHGTHVGTTLAGNYNTPASIPGTGVSGRLSGLAPAARLAFYKACWSIGCPGVDTAAAIDRAVADGVDVISFSIGGSLTDPTSVEAMFNAAKAGVFVAAAAGNDGPQTVNNTAPWITTVAANTHDTVYHSTLVLGDGRRFTNINMNPGVPSAPLINAADARKAGADAAKAELCLPGTLAPDKVKGKIIACDRGGPPGVYMQDKVKEVSDAGAVAVVVANTPTSSQDFFSDPLLLPLIQLGPENREALKEYAATAGATAEFTPSAASRGRAPEVTYFSSSGPDPFSNGGLLKPDISGPGDLIAAGTVPGGFAGYPGEYGFMSGTSMATPHIAGLATLLKSLHPHWSPMEIKSALMTTAATTDNEGKPIGRQEATGAATPLDYGAGTTRVTLAADPGLVYDSTSADWTAYLCALGEQPTTDDGGDICATIPRTDPSDLNYASIAVGDLLGRQTVARTVTNVSSETGDYKATIQTPPGYKAEVTPKRLVLKPGASATYKVTFTRTDAAFDDWSFGSLTWNDAHSQHRVTSTVALRAAAIDAPDAVTVDGEDSATLTAQVGWNGALSATTTGLYAGRKTTGTLTDTDQNGYSEGAPDPSDAVAKIRVHVPEDALFTRVAITSADHLPGTDLDLYTFDKDGNSVGPPPPFGSDEQIDLPPGDYDVYVVQYELPEGATSQQFTLWTWQVGQGSPDVGALVAPATQPVRGGYHADVTVTWPGVERGKRYLGVVEYGDGSATVGRTAVTVIP
- a CDS encoding MBL fold metallo-hydrolase, which produces MTTLTPAPQRVLLDRLDERVSVFRVKDEVDAFAIRTDRFVALIDTLSTPDLCRAVLSELEPDLRDRPLIVVNTHGDWDHVWGNAAVEDRATIIAHASAVDRLRSPQAAAVLQEKAAAEERFNTVRIVEPTVTFTDTLTLHGGDLTLRLIHTPGHTDDHTAVWIPELRLCIAGDAAEDPIPEVTSAHPEDLRRLRLSLRRLQALRPLTVLPSHGETTEPQVLERNLDYFSLIEDRVRALSPGNADPFEAPGLTFTECVGGTRPLAEGLQAFYSMCHRKALLATLDQESADRLLQTSSGLADPTDAATA
- a CDS encoding IS5 family transposase (programmed frameshift); protein product: MTDLIERLVPEELWTLFRRVVPPTEVIRPQGGGRRRAGDRECLAAIIFVATSGCTWRQLPPVFGPAWPTVYRRFARWSRDRVWARLHRVLLDELGARGELDWSRCAIDSVSLRAAKGPLTGPNPTDRGKSGSKIHLITDRNGLPLSLGISGANMHDSLGLKPLVRGIPPIRSRRGPRRRRPAKLHADKGYDYDHLRRWLRKRGIRHRIARKGIESSTRLGRHRWVVERTVSWLAGCRRLHRRYERKAEHFLAFVGIAAALICHRRLTN
- a CDS encoding MBL fold metallo-hydrolase — protein: MDWFGFDLGPEKTARVDLGGRVLECLATPGHHESAVTYYDPCTGWLLTGDTVYPGRLYGARLACVRHHCRPAVRVRGVPSGHARDRVPCRDDARAGCGYPVRPTYQPDERRSR